Proteins from one Burkholderia oklahomensis C6786 genomic window:
- a CDS encoding TadG family pilus assembly protein — protein sequence MPLARRCADRRPFARERRTIARERGSFAVVAAIWMLVAIAALGAVDIGNVFFARRDLQRVADMAALAAAQKMDDQCTQPAAAANANARSNGFDPAKSGNTLTLSCGRWDTQSNAGPSYFNTASTPLNAVQVTATQSVPYFFLGPSRTVSATSTAKATNIDQFTVGTTLASLQGGLVNNVLNALLGANLSLSVLSYQALASTQIKLGDLMAAANVLTVNELLSTQVTAGQFAQLTLTALSRTQVVNANLQASVAALQTIVGANLGGGKFSIGSQSGGPGVFALGLSDTQAAADAKINVFDALMVAAEVAAAGKPAVDVATGLQLAGQGATLKLQIIEPPSIAIGESGMDPKTGAWRTQANNAQIRLYVNVSLGTANLSPTGVLFPLAPLVSLINGLIQVNLNLPLTLQVATGSAWLQSTSCAATAASSRAAIVVQPGLANLCVGDVPTDLPAQQTFACNVPATLATVGVLSAPLLQIKSALALPVVVPQSNAATLTFNGVTGDADDYQTTNSNAVGSVLANALSGAAQSLTGPNGLTLYVLGVSVSVGSTLNPVVTVLLNLLGPVLSSLDQVVVPLLNLLGVQVGAATVHNEALTCGTAQTVY from the coding sequence ATGCCGTTAGCTCGCCGTTGCGCCGATCGCCGACCGTTCGCGCGCGAACGCCGGACGATCGCGCGCGAACGCGGTTCGTTCGCCGTCGTCGCGGCGATCTGGATGCTCGTCGCGATCGCCGCGCTCGGCGCGGTCGACATCGGCAACGTGTTCTTCGCGCGCCGCGACTTGCAGCGGGTCGCCGACATGGCGGCGCTCGCCGCCGCGCAGAAGATGGACGACCAGTGCACGCAGCCTGCCGCCGCCGCGAACGCGAACGCGCGCTCGAACGGCTTCGATCCGGCGAAGAGCGGCAACACGCTCACGCTTTCGTGCGGGCGCTGGGACACGCAGAGCAACGCGGGGCCGAGCTATTTCAACACGGCGTCGACGCCGCTGAACGCGGTGCAGGTGACGGCGACGCAGAGCGTGCCGTACTTCTTCCTCGGCCCGTCGCGCACGGTGAGCGCGACGTCGACCGCGAAGGCGACCAACATCGATCAGTTCACGGTCGGCACGACGCTCGCGAGCCTGCAGGGCGGCCTCGTGAACAACGTGCTGAACGCGCTGCTCGGCGCGAATCTGAGCTTGAGCGTGCTGTCGTACCAGGCGCTCGCGTCGACGCAGATCAAGCTCGGCGACCTGATGGCGGCCGCGAACGTGCTGACGGTCAACGAACTGCTGTCGACGCAGGTGACGGCGGGTCAGTTCGCGCAACTGACGCTGACCGCGCTGTCGCGCACCCAGGTCGTGAACGCGAACCTTCAGGCGAGCGTCGCCGCGCTGCAGACGATCGTCGGCGCGAATCTGGGCGGCGGGAAATTCAGCATCGGCAGCCAGTCGGGCGGGCCCGGCGTGTTCGCGCTCGGCTTGTCCGACACGCAGGCGGCCGCCGACGCGAAGATCAACGTGTTCGACGCGCTGATGGTCGCGGCGGAAGTCGCGGCGGCCGGCAAGCCCGCGGTGGATGTCGCGACGGGCCTGCAGCTCGCCGGGCAGGGCGCGACGCTCAAGTTGCAGATCATCGAGCCGCCGTCGATCGCGATCGGCGAGTCGGGCATGGATCCGAAGACGGGGGCGTGGCGCACGCAGGCTAACAATGCGCAGATTCGCTTGTATGTGAATGTGAGTCTCGGCACGGCAAATCTGTCGCCCACCGGCGTGCTGTTTCCGCTAGCGCCACTCGTGAGCCTCATCAACGGCCTCATCCAGGTCAATCTGAACTTGCCGCTCACGCTGCAGGTCGCGACGGGCTCCGCGTGGCTGCAATCGACGAGCTGCGCGGCGACCGCCGCGTCGAGCCGCGCGGCGATCGTCGTGCAGCCGGGCCTCGCGAACCTGTGCGTCGGTGACGTGCCGACGGATCTCCCCGCGCAGCAGACGTTCGCGTGCAACGTGCCCGCTACGCTCGCGACGGTCGGCGTGCTGAGCGCGCCGCTGCTGCAGATCAAGTCGGCGCTCGCGCTGCCCGTCGTGGTGCCGCAGTCCAATGCGGCGACGCTGACGTTCAACGGCGTGACGGGCGACGCCGACGACTATCAGACGACGAATTCGAACGCGGTGGGCTCGGTGCTCGCGAACGCGCTGTCGGGCGCCGCGCAATCGCTGACGGGGCCGAACGGCCTCACGCTCTACGTGCTTGGCGTGTCGGTGTCGGTCGGCAGCACGCTCAATCCGGTGGTGACGGTTCTCCTGAACCTGCTCGGCCCCGTGCTGAGCTCGCTCGAC
- a CDS encoding DUF3613 domain-containing protein yields the protein MTTHDHTKTAAARPGRSRALCATLALAGALAGAAGAARAQSPQGATPPASEIGHATHTWLEWQASNRDAGPSQPMIGEAASIAYARYLDSFKTKIPAFYGSAASMSGGGSGGADFLLTPASRSQ from the coding sequence ATGACGACGCATGACCACACCAAGACCGCCGCGGCCCGACCTGGACGCAGCCGCGCGCTTTGCGCAACGCTCGCGCTGGCGGGGGCGCTCGCGGGCGCGGCGGGGGCCGCCCGCGCGCAATCGCCGCAAGGCGCGACGCCCCCCGCATCGGAAATCGGCCATGCGACGCACACGTGGCTCGAATGGCAGGCGAGCAACCGCGACGCGGGGCCGTCGCAGCCGATGATCGGCGAGGCGGCGTCGATCGCGTACGCGCGCTATCTCGATTCGTTCAAGACGAAGATCCCGGCGTTCTATGGATCGGCGGCGAGCATGAGCGGCGGCGGCAGCGGCGGGGCGGACTTCCTCCTCACGCCGGCGTCGCGTTCTCAGTGA
- a CDS encoding tetratricopeptide repeat protein: MRRSSFSPMTAAALAMLALSLAACGSFKESGYGIGAQAERAALMQAAADKNAPPDTPGMYLGLIGRMQSQGLYYASLAHIDAYEKQYGASPDTILLRADALRATDQAAASTVAYRQLLNTPLAARGYRGLGLLSGASGDFDAASQALTQATALAPTDSLTLSDLAYARMRSGDVAGARVPLMKAAELDQNNPKILSNLALFLLATGQTRDALGLMNQLKLAPAVRTEIRNDATKIAAASRVRQRALARPGAPNATGPASAAGGANMAGIGAGTLGATSATSATSATSATSSIGAAGGKGATAVAGTPAPVASASASSFEPTVPLLQRFSQ, translated from the coding sequence ATGAGACGAAGCAGCTTTTCTCCGATGACGGCGGCGGCGCTCGCGATGCTTGCGCTGTCGCTTGCCGCGTGCGGCTCGTTCAAGGAGTCGGGATACGGAATCGGCGCGCAGGCCGAGCGCGCGGCGCTGATGCAGGCCGCGGCCGACAAGAACGCGCCGCCCGACACGCCCGGCATGTATCTCGGGCTGATCGGCCGGATGCAGTCGCAAGGGCTCTATTACGCATCGCTCGCGCACATCGATGCGTACGAGAAGCAGTACGGCGCGTCGCCGGACACGATCCTGCTGCGTGCGGACGCGCTGCGCGCGACCGATCAGGCGGCTGCGAGCACGGTTGCGTACAGGCAGTTGCTGAACACGCCGCTCGCCGCGCGCGGCTATCGCGGGCTCGGCCTGCTGTCCGGCGCGTCGGGCGATTTCGACGCCGCGTCGCAGGCGCTCACGCAGGCGACGGCGCTTGCGCCGACCGATTCGCTGACGCTGTCCGATCTCGCCTATGCGCGGATGCGCAGCGGCGACGTCGCGGGCGCGCGCGTGCCGCTGATGAAGGCGGCCGAGCTCGACCAGAACAATCCGAAGATCCTGAGCAACCTCGCGCTCTTCCTGCTCGCGACGGGGCAGACGCGCGACGCGCTCGGCCTGATGAATCAGCTGAAGCTCGCGCCCGCGGTGCGCACGGAAATTCGCAACGACGCGACGAAGATCGCGGCCGCGTCGCGCGTGCGGCAGCGCGCGCTCGCGCGTCCGGGCGCGCCGAACGCGACCGGCCCGGCGAGCGCGGCGGGCGGCGCCAATATGGCGGGGATCGGCGCCGGGACGTTGGGCGCGACAAGTGCGACAAGTGCGACAAGTGCGACAAGTGCGACAAGTTCGATTGGCGCGGCCGGCGGCAAGGGCGCAACGGCCGTCGCGGGGACGCCCGCGCCCGTGGCGTCCGCATCCGCGTCGAGCTTCGAGCCGACGGTGCCGCTCTTGCAGCGATTCTCGCAATGA
- a CDS encoding type II secretion system F family protein, with translation MDPSRLGAIALALGALGVLMLAVLAIMRIVLAQRTGRTLADALDQRAAALEAAAARATAGAAAATGAARPPAADAAPAERRPRFATLLDRAGKLGMRLLDTRLGKQIVADEDRMLLEQCGYVDAHTRGIFLSARIACGIALPAAVAIVGDETVATHLSAWVALSVIVGFMLPKIYVRRRAAARRQSVVDEMPLLVDMLRLLQGVGLSLDQSIQVVTNDFKGMLPVLSSELGIAQRQFVAGRTREQSLQRLATSFDNEDLRAIVRLLIQVDKHGGAVQEPLKQFGDRLREVRRAMLRERIGRLTVKMTGVMIVTLLPALFIVTAGPGMLAVAHALTAARR, from the coding sequence ATGGATCCCAGCCGCCTCGGCGCAATCGCGCTCGCACTCGGCGCACTCGGCGTGCTGATGCTCGCCGTGCTCGCGATCATGCGGATCGTGCTCGCGCAGCGCACCGGCCGCACGCTCGCCGACGCGCTCGACCAGCGCGCGGCCGCGCTGGAAGCGGCCGCCGCGCGGGCGACGGCGGGCGCCGCGGCCGCGACCGGCGCGGCGCGTCCGCCCGCCGCGGATGCGGCGCCCGCCGAGCGCCGGCCGCGCTTCGCCACGTTGCTCGACCGCGCGGGCAAGCTCGGGATGCGATTGCTGGATACGCGGCTCGGCAAGCAGATCGTCGCCGACGAGGACCGGATGCTGCTCGAGCAGTGCGGGTACGTCGACGCGCACACGCGCGGCATTTTCCTGAGCGCGCGGATCGCGTGCGGGATCGCGCTGCCGGCCGCCGTCGCGATCGTCGGCGACGAGACGGTCGCCACGCATCTGAGCGCGTGGGTCGCGCTGTCCGTCATCGTCGGCTTCATGCTGCCGAAGATCTACGTGCGCCGCCGCGCGGCCGCGCGCCGCCAGTCCGTCGTCGACGAGATGCCGCTCCTCGTCGACATGCTGCGGCTCTTGCAGGGCGTCGGGCTGTCGCTCGACCAGAGCATCCAGGTCGTCACGAACGACTTCAAGGGGATGCTGCCCGTGCTGTCGTCGGAACTCGGGATCGCGCAGCGGCAGTTCGTCGCGGGCCGCACGCGCGAGCAGTCGCTGCAGCGCCTCGCGACGAGCTTCGACAACGAGGATCTGCGCGCGATCGTGCGCCTGCTGATCCAGGTCGACAAGCACGGCGGCGCGGTGCAGGAGCCGCTCAAGCAGTTCGGCGACCGGCTGCGCGAAGTGCGGCGCGCGATGCTGCGCGAGCGGATCGGCCGCCTCACCGTGAAGATGACGGGCGTGATGATCGTCACGCTGCTGCCCGCGCTCTTCATCGTGACGGCGGGGCCGGGAATGCTCGCCGTGGCGCACGCGCTCACGGCCGCGCGCCGTTAG
- a CDS encoding type II secretion system F family protein — protein sequence MSSAALWALALALLCAAAALALWRRGEATRERVHAARYIDSRLEPGARPGAQPKAPLAGESTRAAASASAAGTAGGAPGAKPADRFARWRERAADAWLNISNRAGVPEIRTPLILLAAATFVATLWTGLRGGMLAAVATLVAGATLALFWLASRTQKRRLQIVRQLPSFLDGIVRLVTLGNSVPAAFQATLQTTEAPLRGCLDHVSRMLRSGVEIDRAMVYIAELYRIKEFELVGSVLRLSVKYGGRADVMLDRMAVFMRDLEQAERELAAMSAETRLSAWVLGALPVGIGSFVIATNPKYFSAMWLDPTGRQLVYLAFILQVAGGYWLYRLARLR from the coding sequence ATGTCTAGCGCGGCGCTCTGGGCGCTCGCTCTCGCGCTCTTGTGCGCGGCGGCGGCGCTCGCGCTGTGGCGGCGCGGCGAGGCGACCCGGGAGCGCGTGCACGCGGCGCGCTACATCGACAGCCGGCTCGAGCCCGGCGCGCGCCCGGGCGCGCAGCCGAAGGCGCCGCTCGCGGGCGAGTCGACGCGCGCGGCCGCGTCTGCGTCCGCCGCGGGCACGGCAGGCGGCGCGCCGGGCGCGAAGCCTGCCGATCGTTTCGCGCGGTGGCGCGAGCGCGCGGCCGACGCGTGGCTCAACATATCGAACCGCGCGGGCGTGCCCGAGATTCGCACCCCGCTGATCCTGCTCGCCGCGGCGACGTTCGTCGCGACGCTGTGGACGGGCCTGCGCGGCGGCATGCTCGCCGCCGTCGCGACGCTCGTCGCGGGGGCGACGCTCGCGCTGTTCTGGCTCGCGTCGCGGACGCAGAAGCGGCGCCTGCAGATCGTCCGGCAACTGCCGTCGTTCCTCGACGGCATCGTGCGGCTCGTCACGCTCGGCAACAGCGTGCCCGCCGCGTTCCAGGCGACGCTGCAGACGACCGAGGCGCCGCTGCGCGGCTGCCTCGATCACGTGTCGCGGATGCTGCGCTCGGGCGTCGAGATCGATCGCGCGATGGTCTACATCGCGGAGCTCTACCGGATCAAGGAATTCGAGCTCGTCGGCTCGGTGCTGCGGCTGTCGGTCAAGTACGGCGGCCGTGCGGACGTGATGCTCGACCGGATGGCCGTCTTCATGCGCGACCTCGAGCAGGCGGAGCGCGAGCTCGCCGCGATGTCGGCGGAGACGCGGCTGTCGGCATGGGTGCTCGGCGCGCTGCCCGTCGGCATCGGCAGCTTCGTGATCGCGACGAATCCGAAGTACTTCAGCGCGATGTGGCTCGACCCGACGGGGCGCCAGCTCGTGTATCTCGCGTTCATTCTGCAAGTCGCCGGCGGCTACTGGCTGTACCGGCTCGCCCGATTGAGGTGA
- a CDS encoding CpaF family protein, with protein sequence MAHDIQFADGATPFSQTQQFHDIKNAAHEHLLTRIEELGAEFGRWSRQAINQFVDLEIDSFVRLRRIPLNENEVRAIAEALTKELAGFGPIEDLLADPHVEDILINGYSDVYVSKHGILTKLPVRFTDNAHLLRIVRRILAPIGRRLDESNPMVDARLPDGGRVNVVIEPLSIDGPVVSIRKFRKDPLKPADLLANGTFSEEVGTLLEAAVAARCNILVSGGTSSGKTSLLNALAFHIPEIERVVTIEDTAELSLNHPHVVRLESRPGGFDGTGVVSIRDLLRNTLRMRPDRIIVGEVRGGEVLEMMQAMNTGHDGSMGTIHASSPRECLYRLEMLAGFAGFQGTESSLRRQISNAVDFIVQIGRLSNGRRRILSVTEVTGLSDNIIATQELYRYEPRVNADGEEIDAWESLGIHPHSPKLARFRQTLAGGGFGGEPFGRGGGFNV encoded by the coding sequence ATGGCACACGACATTCAATTTGCCGACGGGGCGACGCCGTTCTCGCAAACGCAGCAGTTTCACGACATCAAGAACGCTGCGCACGAGCATCTTCTGACGCGCATCGAGGAGCTGGGCGCGGAGTTCGGGCGCTGGTCGCGGCAGGCGATCAACCAGTTCGTCGATCTCGAGATCGACAGCTTCGTGCGGCTGCGCCGCATTCCGCTCAACGAAAACGAAGTGCGGGCGATCGCGGAGGCGCTGACGAAGGAGCTCGCGGGCTTCGGGCCGATCGAGGACCTGCTTGCCGATCCGCACGTCGAGGACATCCTGATCAACGGCTACAGCGACGTATACGTGTCGAAGCACGGGATCCTGACGAAGCTGCCGGTGCGCTTCACCGACAACGCGCATCTGCTGCGGATCGTGCGGCGCATTCTCGCGCCGATCGGCCGCCGTCTCGACGAGTCGAATCCGATGGTCGACGCGCGGCTGCCGGACGGCGGGCGCGTGAACGTCGTGATCGAGCCGCTGTCGATCGACGGCCCGGTCGTGTCGATCCGCAAGTTCCGCAAGGACCCGCTCAAGCCCGCCGACCTGCTCGCGAACGGCACGTTCAGCGAGGAGGTCGGCACGCTGCTCGAGGCCGCGGTCGCCGCGCGCTGCAACATCCTCGTGTCGGGCGGCACGAGCTCCGGCAAGACGTCGCTCCTCAACGCGCTCGCGTTCCACATTCCCGAAATCGAGCGCGTCGTCACGATCGAGGACACGGCCGAGCTGTCGCTCAACCATCCGCACGTCGTGCGGCTCGAGAGCCGGCCGGGCGGCTTCGACGGCACGGGCGTCGTGTCGATCCGCGACCTGCTGCGCAACACGCTGCGGATGCGGCCGGACCGGATCATCGTCGGCGAAGTGCGCGGCGGCGAAGTGCTCGAGATGATGCAGGCGATGAACACCGGCCACGACGGTTCGATGGGCACGATTCACGCGAGCTCGCCGCGCGAATGCCTGTATCGCCTCGAAATGCTGGCCGGCTTCGCGGGCTTCCAGGGCACCGAATCGAGCCTGCGCCGGCAGATCTCCAACGCGGTCGACTTCATCGTGCAGATCGGGCGGCTGTCGAACGGGCGGCGGCGAATCCTGTCGGTCACCGAAGTGACGGGACTGTCGGACAACATCATCGCGACGCAGGAGCTCTATCGCTACGAGCCGCGCGTGAACGCGGACGGCGAAGAGATCGACGCGTGGGAATCGCTCGGCATCCATCCGCATTCGCCGAAGCTCGCGCGCTTCAGGCAGACGCTCGCAGGCGGCGGCTTCGGCGGCGAGCCGTTCGGCCGCGGCGGGGGCTTCAATGTCTAG